From the genome of Danio aesculapii chromosome 16, fDanAes4.1, whole genome shotgun sequence, one region includes:
- the trim35-28 gene encoding LOW QUALITY PROTEIN: tripartite motif containing 35-28 (The sequence of the model RefSeq protein was modified relative to this genomic sequence to represent the inferred CDS: inserted 1 base in 1 codon): MADSSDDDITDRPPLLETDLTCPVCKDIFKEPELLSCSHSFCKVCLEGSWKNQTKRQCPMCRKCCDGETPIPNRALHNACVSYKKERHRRGAATGSEEELCGLHQRPFQLFCIKDEEPVCVECVTLHPGHELVPTEQGVPFCKDELTMKIKILESKLDSFRRMKKRYKETITFIEGQTKEAENQIKQEXERLHQVLNEEEKSRLLALSREEDEKKLVVTEKIEAIGRDITGLAELIQSVKREMGAEDLTFLLNFQKLKRRTQWTGEDPRRVNGALINMALHVGALGYKIWESMQSHVTCLPVILDPNTASPWLSISPDFSSMQESRERQSFPDNPERFDPCVFVLGSEGFSSGRHRWEVRVADHPKWILGVCKESVVRKRKFTVTTTAGVWTIGLSKGVYNALTSPRTVLNLERRPETVRVKVNMEKGEVSFWDTGNNKHLCTFNDKFTGKLFPIFGPGLQSTPITILPAKVNIHKQ, encoded by the exons ATGGCAGATAGCAGTGACGATGATATTACAGACAGGCCACCTCTTCTGGAGACAGACTTAACGTGTCCTGTGTGCAAAGACATTTTTAAGGAGCCCGAGTTGCTGTCATGTAGTCACAGTTTCTGTAAGGTATGTCTGGAAGGCAGCTGGAAGAATCAAACGAAACGACAGTGCCCCATGTGCCGAAAATGCTGCGACGGAGAGACACCGATCCCCAACCGCGCACTACACAACGCCTGCGTGTCCTATAAGAAAGAGAGACACCGGAGAGGAGCTGCTACAGGTTCAGAGGAAGAACTCTGTGGTTTGCACCAGAGGCCCTTCCAGCTCTTCTGCATTAAAGACGAGGAACCCGTGTGCGTGGAGTGCGTGACTCTTCACCCGGGACATGAGCTGGTTCCCACCGAGCAAGGGGTGCCTTTCTGCAAG GATGAGCTTACCATGAAAATCAAAATTCTGGAAAGCAAGCTGGACTCCTTTAGAAGAATGAAAAAAAGATACAAAGAAACAATCACCTTTATTGAG GGCCAAACTAAAGAGGCAGAAAACCAAATCAAACAGG TTGAGAGACTTCATCAAGTCTTAAATGAAGAGGAGAAATCTAGACTTTTGGCTTTGAGTAGAGAAGAAGACGAAAAGAAACTAGTGGTGACTGAGAAAATTGAAGCCATCGGTCGTGATATCACAGGCCTTGCTGAACTAATTCAGTCTGTAAAAAGGGAAATGGGAGCTGAAGATTTGACCTTTCTTCTG AATTTCCAAAAGTTAAAAAGAAG AACCCAATGGACTGGTGAGGATCCCAGAAGGGTTAATGGAGCCCTCATCAACATGGCCTTGCATGTAGGCGCACTGGGCTACAAAATCTGGGAGAGTATGCAGTCTCACGTCACATGTT TGCCTGTAATCCTGGATCCCAACACAGCTTCGCCATGGCTCTCTATATCTCCTGATTTTTCCAGCATGCAAGAGAGTAGAGAAAGACAGTCTTTCCCAGACAACCCTGAGCGGTTTGATCCCTGTGTGTTTGTACTCGGCTCAGAAGGTTTCTCCTCAGGGCGCCACCGTTGGGAGGTCAGAGTGGCCGACCACCCCAAATGGATCTTGGGTGTATGCAAGGAGTCGGTAGTTCGGAAGAGGAAGTTCACTGTGACAACAACAGCAGGAGTTTGGACCATCGGCCTGAGTAAAGGGGTCTACAACGCTCTGACCAGTCCACGCACTGTGCTCAATTTAGAGAGAAGACCCGAAACTGTCAGGGTGAAGGTCAATATGGAGAAGGGAGAGGTGTCTTTCTGGGATACAGGCAACAACAAGCATCTGTGCACGTTTAACGATAAGTTCACTGGAAAGCTCTTTCCTATCTTTGGCCCAGGGCTCCAGAGCACACCAATCACTATCTTACCTGCTAAAGTGAACATCCACAAACAATAA